From the genome of Malus sylvestris chromosome 13, drMalSylv7.2, whole genome shotgun sequence:
atattagaacTCGAAACTCACCCGAAGAGCAACAACACTATTCTATCTCTACAcccctcacttttttttttcgctGAACCCAACGCCTCGTTGTCGTCGTAGACAATGGCCTCCACAAATTATGGTAATgagaaaaacaattaaaaacctcaTGCACAATATGATCCAAATGAGTTGAATCTATTGGGAAGAATTACCACTAAAACTTAATGTACTCcgtattatttttataatcatGTTCATCCTGATTCATAATATGAAAGTTTACTGTTGGATCTTTTCTCTTCTGCATATAAACCAGATAGAATACAGTTATGTTATACGAACTACAAACCGTTGACATTGATGGATTGGAAACAATGCTCCCTCCGCCAACATTGATGATGATAGAAAGATAAAAAATTACAGGTTCCAATCGATTAGTAAAGAGAGAGACGCCTACAAGGAGGGTAATTGATGGCAGAGAATAGAGCGGTGGCAGTTTCGATGGTGGCACAAGCAGAGTGTTGTGGTGGTTCCTATTCATTCAAGAGGTAAAGAGAAGATGGAATGGTGGTTGTTGAAGTCGTCAGGAATGTGCCAACGCTTTGGATTACAGGAAAATACGAAGGGGTGtagagataaaaaataaaaaaaagtgtttcCTTTAGGATGGGTTTAGGGTTCTAAAATTattgattttaattaatttatttatttaagggtAAAATTGGATATTCCATAGATAAatttttaagttgggtgtagagataCAAGAtcaggttcaaataaaatttccctaattACATTATCTCATGAAGTAAAtatatcataatttttttaaatgataaaACTTTGCTTGTTTACGAGGCAAAATAAATTCAAACTAGAACTAGTATCCAAAGTATATTGTATCACAATCTAGTTGTATTCCTATTTATTTGTAAGTTAGAGGTTTTAAGTTATATTCTTGCCAAAGGAGAATTTGAATAATATTATTGTTAacttattgtgaggctaaatccatcctcctccctttagtgtaaaaaatatcgtttatatgaaaaaataaaaaggctttttagtcacaatggtctttgaaatttgcataactcctcactttgatccatgagatttgaaatcaatagaagtagtgtctgagattgttcaccatcaattattttggtccttgggtgaaaaattatgttaagtaAGGACAAAtgcaatgaccaaaatgattgattgtggACAAACTCAAGAATAAATTCTTTCTATTTCAAATCTTATGGACCAAATTAAagagttatgcaaatttcagagattattttggctaaaaagccaaataaaaaaaaaatttaacgaaacactttcagtactattcatttttaacgaaaaaaacATTTCTACTCTAAAAATTcatttctggtactattcacttacaacatatttttgtcattttaattaaaacttaaaattttaaggctattttaattagttttgctAAAAATAACAAAGATCTAGTTATGTATGGTACTAGAGAGAGAAAACGAGACAAACTAActctctgagagagagagagagagagagagagagagagagagagagagagagagagagagagagagagagagagagagagagagagagaggggacaaaatttaccaaaaaaaaaaaccaaaattaatgaaaagggcttgaaaacttttgagttttaatgataagaacaaaataaagggtaaaatgaatagtaccatgattgactttttagtctaaaaatatggtttttcgttaatgTAAACCGTACAggcataaaaaaaatgaaagaaaataggATGGGAGGATATATATGATCTCCCTGTCCGTCTGAGCCAATTTGTTGATTTGCCTCGCCAGTCGGCCACCCCGCGTTGCCTCTCTgtctttcctcctctctctctctctctctctctcttatttctgCCCCTCTCTTTCTCAACAACGACTCAAAAAACAAACCCAACCTCTCAAGTATCCCACCCTCCCGAAAGCAACAGCCTAAGCCCCTTTCAAATCCTACCTGTTCCCtttaccctcacaaaccctaaaagaggtaggagagagagatatatagagagagagaaagcgaagcaagaggtaGTCGTTTTCAtccttatatatttttaatttctcttGTCTTTGCATTGTTCTTTATTGCCTGTGAATACCATTTCGATCTGTGTGCTAATTTTGATTTTCCTAATCTAAATTTCATCCCCAATTCGATCTATCCCAAGTTTCCAAATCCCACAGCCCGattcaattcaattctttttttgtaATTGTTCTTGTATTGAATTGGTTTGTCAATTCTGAGGTTCTTTGGTTAATTTGGAGAATTGGGATCGAATTATTTCTgggtttcttgtttttgttctgCAATCGATTGATTTTGGTGTGATcgttaaattttgaattttgtgttttaatCTTAATGGACGCTGCTGATTGCCATCGCCGTGGTTTGATGGTAAGATTAATGGGttgcttttattttgtttgattgaTGATGCGAGGTACAATTCCTAATTGTGTtggtttgtgtttaatttaaaGATGAATTGGATTCGATTTCTCGTTATTGTTGAATGTTCTTTCAATTCAATTGATTGTAGCTATTTTGAATGTTTATATATCATTTGATCGTGCATtgtaattgcatgcttatataATAGCTCTAGTTTATGTGCAAATGCAATGCATTGTTCATTTTCTTAATGATCAATATCTTCATTCTTGTGTCTGCTACTTTAAAGTCTTAACATTTTGGTTCTGAATGCTATTTTTTTGTGTGCTGATTAAATGTTTCCATCACTTGTATTTGTCTCCTTCTGATTTTAATTCCAACAACttttttttgtgatattttGGTAAGCATTAATGTTCCTTCATGGACTTGTAAGTTTCtcctgttaaaaaaaaaatgaaaaaaaggaCAAATTTATTTCCGTAACGGCTGTGACAAATTGCCTCTTACTTTACCCAATTGTGTGGTTCTACGTAGTCTTAAACTTCATTGGCGCTTGGGTTGATTTGTTTAATAGGAGACAGAGTGAAACCCATAAGCAAAAGCCTAAGATGGCTGGAACTGCTTTATAATCTTTGTTGTAATCTCTCCTTTTACACTTCACTATGATGCCAACAGAAATGTTTCAATTATGAGAGCTTTTTCTCATTTTAGATTGTAATTACTATGTGATGATGCTGAATCCACTCATATTACTGTGGCACAATGCAGGCACATGCTCCTCCCCCTGGTTACTTTGTACAATTGGAGGATACAAGTGCTGAGGACGATTTATATTTGAGGAAGAAAGTCAGGATGCGCAGGTGGCTCTGTTGTACTTGTCACGTCGAAGAGTCTTATCCATCAAACGAAAATGAACACCTGAAGAGCCCAAAGCACTATGCAGATGGTACATTTTCTGACTTTCCTTAAGCAGATTTGCATGTAATTTAAAAAAGGAAATCATTTTAGTAACCTAAGGTTTTAGTTCTTGAAGTTTCTAGTGATTTAGAATCATGGTTAAGTAATTCCTTGGGATGTCATTTTCTTAATTTACTCTCAGCTTCCATTAGGCAACTGCCATTATGCCATTGACAACAACATTCTTGAAAACGTTAAATATTCCATTGCCATGTTTATTATATGACCTTTGCCACATCAGGCATTTCTACCACGATCCATATTTGTCACCAGGTTCTGAACACACTCAGTTATGAATTTAACTCCAAACAGAAATTTTTGTTCTATGGATCTCAGCTTTCGAGCATAAGTAGGCAGATATAATATCATGGATTAAATGAAGCTTGTGAAGCTGTTACAAGTCACCTAAAGGTATATTGGATAAGTGTCATACATGCCTGTCCATTCAGGTGTATCTGTGGATTTTTCCTCATCAATCAAGTTTTGGGGCCTGTTTTTAAGTGTTCTTAGGATGGCTAAAACTGCTTTTGATTACAAAAGAaccatggttttttattaaaaattcaacggGTATCTAATAAAAGCTCTTTCAGTAAAAGCACTTATAGGAATGCAGTCTAGAGAAGTATTTTCAAAGGGGCCCTTATTTAACTAGCTTTGTGAAGGAGAATCTGAGGACTTATTGATGTTCCATTTTAAGATGGACCCTTCGAATATCTTCTtgtatgagaaattttttatatttagaaatttTTGAAATAAGTtcaatattttaattgtttttttttttgctgctaGGAAAGTAATGGAACAAATGGAAAGGTCTCTTTATTTAACGTATGATTCTTTTCTATTTCTATTTTATATAACTTGTTTTCTATTATCTTTTGTAATGGTCTAACATATGCATGTGCATGAGTTAAAGAGTATGAacgtattttattattatttgtagtTAATTTTTGAAGCTACTGATGAATTACTGGAAAAAATTCAATAGAAGGACATGCCTtataaaacatatgattatCTTTAGAAAAATATTGTAACTTGATTTCTATTAATTTCTGTAATTGTTTGAAGTTTTTACTAGTTTGTAGGGTCCTTAACTTATTTCTTTCGTTATTTAAATATTAGTGGATCATTCTGaatctttcattttctttcttgttttgtgtgtttCCTTTTAACTTTTCACTTACTTTTCTTCATCATTCATGCATGTTTAGGGAACCAAAAGGGATCTAAGGTGTCAGCTCCTGTAAAATCTGAAGTACAGAAGGCTGCTCCACCTATTGAAGTGCCTCAATTATCTGTGGAGGAGCTGAAAGAGAAGACTGACAATTTTGGATCCAAATCATTGATCGGTGAAGGTTCGTATGGGAGAGTGTATTATGCAAGCTTGAATGATGGTAAAGCTGTGGCCGTGAAGAAGCTTGATGTTGCCTCTGAACCTGAGACAAATGTTGAGTTTTTGACCCAGGTCTGTCTGCAACTCTATCATTTGAAGTATACttgtatcacaatttagttctGTGATATGTGACTTGTTGTTTCTTACTGTATCTAACTGTATCTTGACATATTTTACTAAGGTTTCCATGGTTTCAAGACTGAAGCACGAAAATCTTGTTGAGTTGCTTGGTTACTGCGTTGATGGAAGTCTGCGTGTTTTGGCTTATGAGTTTGCAACCATGGGATCTCTACATGACATATTACATGGTTTGTAAAACCATCTTGcctttttaatttataattcaTCTTCACTTGATTTGAATTCTTCTTGTAGAAACTAGAATACGTTAATTTGAATGTAAGTGCAATTATAGGTAGAAAGGGAGTTCAAGGGGCTCAACCTGGCCCTACACTAGACTGGATGCAGCGGGTAAGAATTGCAGTTGATGCAGCTAGGGGGTTGGAATACTTACACGAGAAGGTTCAACCTGCTATCATACACAGAGATATAAGATCTAGCAATGTGCTTCTCTTTGAAGATTTTAAAGCCAAGATAGCAGATTTTAATCTGTCAAATCAGGCTCCTGATATGGCTGCTCGTCTTCATTCTACTCGAGTTTTGGGAACATTTGGTTATCATGCCCCAGAGTATGGCTCTGAAACCTTCACAATTCTATGgttattttcatataatttatgGTCCCTTGCTTTTTCCTTCTGTTGGGTTTGTTGTTTCAGTctttgttttcaagttttcGCAGCATGCTGTTTTGACTGCATTTTAGTTTGGTCGACTGCTACTTCACTTTTATCTGAAAGTACTCCTtccttttaatattattttatcagTTTCTTGTTTTCTTGAGAAGAAGTTAAGTTTaatcaaagaaaaggaaagtgCTATATATGGACAAGCAGTCCACAACTAACGAGATGAAATAAGAACTATTCAGATAACCTTTGTCACCACAATAAGTGGCAGTTTGGATGAATATATTATAATCTTTAATTAGTATAGGATTGTGTTCGACTGGAACTGTGCCAGATCCAGACTGGTAGAGACATGTCCATGACTCAAATGCATATGATCATAGTTGCTCTCATTGGATCATGTTATTATTGAGGAGTAGTTTAGGTAGTTGAATATCTTATATTTATTATATCAGAGGCATGAGTCAAGTAACTGCTTGCTCAAGAAATTGCTCCAATCGTATCTTACATTGATGATGTCAACTAGTCTGATCACTGTACATACTTTTAAagagaaaatgttaagtttttttttcttcttgcagAAGCACCTTTAATAATATATCCTATTTCGATTCATCCCTATATCATTTACTTCAGTTTTCTTTTTCAGTCTTTGAGAAGTGTAAATAGTTAATAgatcaaaattaatttgaatttgcaAAACTATTCCGCAGGTATGCAATGACTGGTCAATTGACACAGAAGAGTGATGTGTACAGCTTTGGAGTGGTTCTACTAGAACTACTGACTGGGAGGAAACCTGTTGATCATACAATGCCTCGTGGACAGCAAAGTCTTGTTACTTGGGTGAGTCTATATACTTGCTTTTCTTCGAACAACATTTCGTATGATGCTCTACCAATTCTCTGTTGGACTTAATTTTACCTgacatttaccctttttttctttAGGCTACTCCAAGATTGAGCGAAGACAAAGTTAAACAATGTGTTGATCCAAAGCTAAAGGAGTATCCTCCTAAGGGGGTCGCTAAggtctctctctcgctcttttCTCTGAGCACACACTCTCTGTATCCTTCGTTCCTTATCTACACACATCCCCACGACCATATACACCTACACACAAACTCTCTCTCTAAGCACACACGTTCCCACAACCATATGCACGCTCCACCTGCCTGCCTGAATGCATCTGTACACGTTTAATCCATTAGTGGTGTGCTCAgttttttttggctttttgtttatttatagaATTGGTGACTGAATGtgcagtttttgttttgttgatgcAGCTGGCAGCTGTTGCAGCATTGTGTGTGCAATATGAAGCTGAGTTCCGGCCAAATATGAGCATTGTTGTGAAGGCTCTTCAACCGCTTCTGAAGCCACCAGCAACGGCTCCGGAGTCTTGAAGGAAAAAGCCTCACTGAAATTTCCTTCTGCTGGAATTTTTGCATCCTTGAAACACAACTTTCAACTGCCTGCTGCTCATTTTATCATAAActtctatatatattttcttgttttacttTTCGTATATGAGATTGGATGTGTAGGGTTGGTTTTGACCAGTTTCGTGTCATTGCTGAGTGCTGTATGTTGCAGGAACTATCGCGGTGTCTAATTTTGTTCGTCATAAATTGACTGGGGGTTGGGTTTTGaggtgaatatatatatatatatatatatataaatttttttggaaactaaggTGGATCTATATTTCACTGAATATTGTTTGCTTTCTTCGACTTGTGTATTATTGATGAGCTATCGGGACGTATGTTTTGTAATGGAAAATATAACTCTGCAAAATCTAGTGTAGGGGGAACGTGATTGTGCATGGTTTCGACCTAGCCGGACGTTCCAGGTTACTTTTCTTTGGCACGGTTGGCACAAAAAATGCCATTTAAAAGAATTAGTGTAAGTAGTtatcttttatttattatttttttactttttttatttttttatcctaatgtggtctgtacgacaggataggtgtaaataaatacgctcaagtgctacggtcATGTAAtggctgtgcgaagtatcgcaagtcatttacgagtcagaaccacctaaagtggtctgaacgataggctggcacctgccttggatccaaggtgagcgtgtggtgcgggaggtgaacgatcacgtgaaggctaggctcTGTCCTCAGGTGGAGCACTAACCCCGGGTGTAGGATAATAAGCTCAAAGTACATCTCAACACTAATATATTCACTACAATCACTATCATCaatgtactcacctgaagcttacctgagcgtccatagCGTCGAGCAACAATATATGTATAACCATACTAATGCACAATTAAACATAGAGAGCATTTGACATGACATTTCAAagtatcaaaccatttaattaagttttctgggaaaaatacctagtgtgtgtgtgtatatatatatatatatactgaaaaccaaaagctcatttactgatatgtggaagggtcgtaacccccgagccttgcttgactgcgctcgtcctcaggataggtctcacctatatgcaacacaactatttaaacgttatttttaagcacataaacaaaattaggtaataacttctcatacattgttCAATTGGGATATTTGAATATACCTACTTAACCTCATGAAcaaccccatatttttagaaaaaatttccgaccACTCACGCATCgtcacgcgccggccaaggcacggccagacttGTTGCCCACGCGCAagcatgtgcttgtcacattgacagattccctaacggcgttagggaatattttgttaaatattAGAATATGCCGTTAAATATACCTgatgccgttagaatattccgtcaactttgacagaatattcttcttcttctctggcGAGTCACCGAATTTCGTCGCCGTCTATGACACCGGAAATTGGAAAATTTTCGaatcttcatatcttcttcattctcaaccaaaattcacgaaatttgaaccaaattgaaGATTGGGATGAGAgtaacaaaaccttaccacttttaGGTCCTAAATCCACCAGAACCTCGCCGAAAAAACCCACGATAATCCGGTCACCACTACAACTCACTAACTCGAGCTTCCTGACATCCAAAACACTTCAAATTTCTTCCCTAAGCTTCGCAAAGACGTTCTAAGGCTCCCTAACACCCTAAAACTTGACAAAAAGTCTGTGATCACGACAAGTGAACAGTGCACCTCATCGGAGCTTCTTGGTTCTGAAGTTTCAGAAGTCCCCACGTCGAACTAAGGGTATGGATGAGCTCCTGGATTGGCAAGGAACGCAAAGACCAACTTCTCAACCTCGATTTGTGCAAGGAAATACTGGTTTAGCAAATGACCGTACGGTTGTACGGAAATGTAAGAAAATCcgggagggaggagagagagtcaACGGCTGATGTGCATGTGTGAGTGAAAATGTGTGGTCCAGgttgggtcaccaaccaaaaacaaataaaaattaaaatctaattgGTCCAAAAGCTAAGGAGGAAAATGGATTGGTCACAACCTAGTTcaattacaccctcaccacgTAACGTTCAAGAATAAATTAGTAACTTCCACGCTCTCGAggacaaaataatataaacatTCAGGATGGGTTGTCACACTACAGATTTTAATGACTCAATACgaaaattgaaactttgtaaCTAGGTAACAAAtctaaaattaaagaaaataaaataaattcgaGTAAATGCGAAATACGTAAAATTAGATAGTGAAATCTGAAGACGGGATTTCATAGGTTGAAACGAGAAAAGGCTTACGGTGGATACCTAGGCACCCACAGACGGCGAAGGGCGTAGTACATGACGAAATGCTTGGGGAGTTAATTTGACCACACAAATGGATTGAGACCACACACACTCCTAATTGACTATGTTGGGTTTCCGACCATATTATTAGGATAAATTTAATTCAAATAATTACTTATGtagtgaaaaataaataaataacatgcAATATGTTATCCCAATTATATATCTAATTGTTTGAAATTGATA
Proteins encoded in this window:
- the LOC126597066 gene encoding PTI1-like tyrosine-protein kinase 1 isoform X1 → MDAADCHRRGLMAHAPPPGYFVQLEDTSAEDDLYLRKKVRMRRWLCCTCHVEESYPSNENEHLKSPKHYADGNQKGSKVSAPVKSEVQKAAPPIEVPQLSVEELKEKTDNFGSKSLIGEGSYGRVYYASLNDGKAVAVKKLDVASEPETNVEFLTQVSMVSRLKHENLVELLGYCVDGSLRVLAYEFATMGSLHDILHGRKGVQGAQPGPTLDWMQRVRIAVDAARGLEYLHEKVQPAIIHRDIRSSNVLLFEDFKAKIADFNLSNQAPDMAARLHSTRVLGTFGYHAPEYAMTGQLTQKSDVYSFGVVLLELLTGRKPVDHTMPRGQQSLVTWATPRLSEDKVKQCVDPKLKEYPPKGVAKLAAVAALCVQYEAEFRPNMSIVVKALQPLLKPPATAPES
- the LOC126597066 gene encoding PTI1-like tyrosine-protein kinase 3 isoform X2 encodes the protein MRRWLCCTCHVEESYPSNENEHLKSPKHYADGNQKGSKVSAPVKSEVQKAAPPIEVPQLSVEELKEKTDNFGSKSLIGEGSYGRVYYASLNDGKAVAVKKLDVASEPETNVEFLTQVSMVSRLKHENLVELLGYCVDGSLRVLAYEFATMGSLHDILHGRKGVQGAQPGPTLDWMQRVRIAVDAARGLEYLHEKVQPAIIHRDIRSSNVLLFEDFKAKIADFNLSNQAPDMAARLHSTRVLGTFGYHAPEYAMTGQLTQKSDVYSFGVVLLELLTGRKPVDHTMPRGQQSLVTWATPRLSEDKVKQCVDPKLKEYPPKGVAKLAAVAALCVQYEAEFRPNMSIVVKALQPLLKPPATAPES
- the LOC126597066 gene encoding PTI1-like tyrosine-protein kinase 1 isoform X3 — translated: MVSRLKHENLVELLGYCVDGSLRVLAYEFATMGSLHDILHGRKGVQGAQPGPTLDWMQRVRIAVDAARGLEYLHEKVQPAIIHRDIRSSNVLLFEDFKAKIADFNLSNQAPDMAARLHSTRVLGTFGYHAPEYAMTGQLTQKSDVYSFGVVLLELLTGRKPVDHTMPRGQQSLVTWATPRLSEDKVKQCVDPKLKEYPPKGVAKLAAVAALCVQYEAEFRPNMSIVVKALQPLLKPPATAPES